The sequence TTGAGCACGTCCATCTGCGACAGGAGGAACGCATCGCAGTGTTGTCAGGCGTCCTGCGTTACCGGCTCGGCGGCGCGGAACACGAACTTGTGGCGGGGGAGGCGGTCGTCCTCCCGCCTGGCATTCCGCACACGCTGTGGAACGCGGGTCAGGATGAAGCGCGCTGCCGCTTCGAAGTGCGTCCGGCGCTGAAGGCCGAGGCGGCGTTTGAGACGCTGTTCGGGTTGGCGCGAGAGGGAAAGACCAACCGCGAGGGTATGCCGAATCCGCTGCAGGGGGCGGTCCTGGCACGCGAGTACGAGACGTTCC is a genomic window of Dehalococcoidia bacterium containing:
- a CDS encoding cupin domain-containing protein, with product MTEEHDAIDNPVTGERLVFLKRARDTGGEALHMELLMTAGGPRMLEHVHLRQEERIAVLSGVLRYRLGGAEHELVAGEAVVLPPGIPHTLWNAGQDEARCRFEVRPALKAEAAFETLFGLAREGKTNREGMPNPLQGAVLAREYETFLPRPPVVLQRAGLAVLAPIARLFGYRARYAKYSGPE